In Candidatus Chlorohelix allophototropha, one DNA window encodes the following:
- a CDS encoding DeoR/GlpR family DNA-binding transcription regulator, producing MLNAERRQVILEILKRDGRVLASELSLSLNVSEDTIRRDLREMGEAGLIQRVHGGALPLSPEISPFSTRQENISQAKIRIGKAAAALIKDGQIALLDGGTTALEVARHLPSNLKATIVTNSPPVAIALAQHPAIELIMLGGQLYKESLVTVGPATLEALNMIRADLYLLGICSLHRHIGISTPELQEAYIKRAMIACSSEVVALASAEKLGTASSYVVGPITELTHIVTEKNLNEEILAPYRSLGITIIEA from the coding sequence ATGCTGAATGCTGAACGTCGTCAGGTTATACTGGAAATTCTAAAGCGCGATGGTCGGGTTTTGGCTTCAGAGTTGAGCCTTAGCCTGAATGTATCAGAGGATACCATCCGCCGCGACTTGCGAGAAATGGGTGAGGCAGGTTTAATTCAGCGTGTACATGGCGGGGCATTGCCGCTTTCGCCCGAAATTTCCCCTTTTAGCACTCGTCAGGAAAATATTTCACAGGCAAAGATTAGAATAGGTAAAGCTGCTGCCGCTTTAATCAAAGATGGTCAAATAGCGCTGCTGGATGGTGGCACCACTGCTTTAGAGGTAGCCCGGCATTTGCCCTCTAATCTCAAAGCCACTATAGTTACCAATAGCCCTCCGGTTGCAATTGCGCTGGCACAACATCCCGCGATTGAACTTATAATGTTAGGTGGACAACTTTATAAAGAATCGTTGGTAACGGTGGGACCTGCTACGCTTGAAGCCTTGAATATGATTAGAGCCGACCTTTATCTATTGGGTATATGCAGCTTGCACCGTCATATTGGAATCAGTACGCCCGAATTGCAGGAAGCCTACATCAAAAGAGCCATGATTGCGTGTTCATCTGAGGTGGTAGCGTTAGCATCAGCCGAAAAGCTCGGCACTGCTTCGAGCTATGTGGTCGGTCCGATTACCGAGCTAACCCATATTGTAACCGAGAAAAACCTGAACGAAGAAATACTAGCCCCTTACCGTTCACTGGGTATAACCATTATAGAAGCTTAG
- a CDS encoding PAS domain S-box protein: MISSSSFSDSHTIMTALFNSSPNSMILVGKDYRIIAINKRAKEESGTFLGCELGVGEDVLSLIEIYKISYFEKHFQEALTGKLVTNEQYYGAFNKQEKWVEYSYIPVQEYSDKPSMVCLSMRDITPHKKNEDLFASNITANQVIQECIPDMIFQIKRDGTFQNFKAGDHSNLLLEPAYFIGRNVREVLPAEIAQRTLEHIEKTFETGKLQVFDYELELEGFISTFEARVVISSKDEVLIIARDITERKHAEKALKRYRLLSENTLDIILFISADGAILEANKAAALAYGYSIEELQTLNIRNLRASETLIQVSAQMKQAGTEGILFETIHCRKDGNTFPVEVSSHGIELDNERILLSVIRDISERKHAEHALKESEASYRELADSITDVFYALDSDLRFTYWNKAMELLTGIPASIALGKEYFEVFPDEPLRRKSCGFFCEVLKTQHATSFQNQYNDKIYEYSVYPTKSGIAVFCRDITENYTINEALREKEELYRSVIGAMSEGVVIQGKDGAIIASNKSAENFLPISKYTLDGRTANGTVLHAVHEDGSPFLKETHPAMVTLRTGERCSGVIMGLQRANTAVNWISINTNPFFHSDGVTIRGVVSSFTDITQQRQMEDSIRRSEELYRTLVHNLPGTSVVLFDQELRILVASGENVPGRSFNGERVEGKTLYEVVSDVGIARIEPYYKAALSGIELTEEYKFGDKTFLLRSTPVKNTQKEIFAGMLLIFDTTALKKAEEAQLESENRFRSVINNVTEVIFQTDAEGLWTFLNPAWYEITNFTLEESIGQNFLDYVHPDDRERNMALFMPLIEQKKEYCKHQVRYLTKSGGFRWIEVYARLTLDDENNIAGTSGTLRDITEQRLAEEALQYRLEFEQMIGSISTNFINLGVEEIDAEINQALAVVGQFSGADRSYIFLFSEDGKYMNNTHEWCRVGIDPQIEMLQNLLVSEFPWLIKQIIRLENIHIPSLDRLGEEAKNERQILELQSIQSLVLVPLVYERKAIGYLGFDAVKTSRVWSADDISMLRLVGEIFINAIKRKIAEQNLIEQRDFAQLVMNTMGQGLTVSSGNDIFNFVNPAYASMLGYSPDELLGKKPSDLTDSTNQPLLKEAYKHRLSGEISTYENRLICKDGSTRYVTITGVPIMKDGQLKSTIAVITDLTERRKAEEALRKSEQRLRTVVSNVPLILFAMDSKGLITLADGRGFKDLEIEPSIVVGKSIMATHPATAQDIKKALDGQVVNSTLNLGKGIFEFWYVPLRDQHNQVSSIIGVALNISERVRAEQELVAALEREKELSNLKSSFISIASHEFRTPLTTILSSSELLENYSHKLSKERNQELFQRINIAVKNMTQLIDEVLLINRSEAGKLDFNPEWIDLSGVCSTIIEEIQIGLGSHHRFDLSIPAAPKMVRADEKLVRHIVSNLVTNAIKYSKNGSTVHIDLLYKTDKVVFTVRDEGIGIPPEGLNHLYEVFYRATNVGSIQGTGLGLAIVKRCLDVHNGTIDIKSEQGKGTICIATIPLSAEKVS, translated from the coding sequence ATGATAAGTAGTTCCTCTTTCTCAGATTCTCACACAATAATGACAGCATTGTTTAACAGTAGCCCTAACTCAATGATTTTAGTTGGCAAGGACTACCGGATTATCGCAATAAACAAACGAGCTAAAGAAGAATCAGGCACATTTTTAGGATGCGAACTCGGAGTTGGGGAAGATGTACTATCTCTGATAGAAATATACAAGATATCATATTTTGAGAAGCACTTCCAAGAAGCTCTAACCGGAAAACTCGTAACAAACGAGCAATATTATGGTGCTTTTAATAAGCAGGAAAAGTGGGTTGAGTATAGTTATATTCCGGTACAGGAATATTCCGATAAACCCTCCATGGTTTGCCTTTCTATGCGGGATATAACCCCACACAAGAAAAACGAAGATTTATTTGCAAGCAATATTACGGCAAATCAGGTTATTCAGGAATGTATCCCTGACATGATTTTCCAGATAAAACGGGACGGAACTTTCCAGAATTTCAAAGCAGGCGACCATAGCAATCTACTACTTGAACCCGCTTATTTTATCGGAAGAAATGTTCGGGAAGTGCTTCCCGCTGAGATAGCACAGCGCACATTGGAGCACATAGAAAAAACTTTTGAAACCGGCAAATTGCAGGTTTTTGACTACGAACTTGAACTAGAAGGGTTTATCAGTACCTTTGAAGCTAGAGTGGTGATTAGCAGCAAGGACGAGGTACTTATTATTGCGCGAGATATTACAGAACGCAAACATGCAGAAAAGGCGCTTAAACGTTATAGGCTTCTTTCCGAAAATACGCTCGATATAATTTTGTTTATTAGTGCAGATGGCGCAATTCTGGAGGCTAATAAGGCAGCAGCATTGGCTTATGGCTACAGTATCGAAGAACTACAAACCCTCAATATTCGCAACTTGAGAGCGTCTGAAACACTTATTCAAGTATCAGCACAGATGAAACAAGCCGGTACTGAGGGTATTTTGTTTGAAACAATCCACTGCCGAAAAGACGGAAACACCTTCCCGGTAGAAGTAAGTTCACATGGGATTGAACTAGATAACGAGCGAATTTTGTTAAGCGTTATACGGGATATTTCTGAACGTAAGCACGCCGAACATGCCCTCAAGGAGAGTGAAGCTAGCTATCGCGAACTTGCCGATAGTATCACCGATGTTTTCTATGCCCTCGATTCCGATTTAAGATTTACCTATTGGAACAAAGCAATGGAGTTATTAACCGGAATCCCTGCCAGCATAGCCTTAGGTAAGGAATATTTTGAAGTCTTTCCAGATGAACCACTTAGAAGAAAATCATGCGGGTTTTTCTGTGAGGTGCTAAAAACTCAGCATGCCACCTCTTTCCAAAACCAATACAACGATAAAATATATGAGTATAGCGTATATCCCACTAAAAGCGGTATCGCGGTATTTTGCCGGGATATTACCGAAAATTACACTATTAACGAAGCGCTCCGGGAAAAGGAAGAACTCTATCGCAGTGTTATTGGCGCGATGTCAGAAGGAGTTGTTATACAGGGGAAAGATGGCGCTATCATAGCTTCAAACAAAAGCGCTGAAAATTTTCTGCCCATTTCCAAATATACCTTAGATGGACGCACCGCAAACGGCACGGTTCTGCATGCCGTACATGAAGATGGCTCTCCTTTCCTCAAAGAAACACACCCTGCGATGGTTACTTTAAGAACCGGTGAAAGGTGTTCGGGTGTAATTATGGGCTTACAGAGGGCGAATACTGCGGTCAACTGGATTTCAATAAATACCAACCCCTTTTTCCATTCGGATGGCGTTACTATACGTGGAGTAGTATCTTCATTTACCGATATTACTCAGCAAAGGCAAATGGAGGATTCAATACGGCGCAGCGAAGAACTGTACCGCACCTTGGTACATAATTTGCCCGGTACTTCGGTGGTACTTTTCGACCAAGAGCTACGTATCCTAGTAGCCAGTGGCGAGAATGTGCCGGGGCGCAGCTTTAACGGCGAACGAGTGGAAGGGAAAACACTCTACGAAGTTGTATCAGACGTAGGAATCGCCAGAATTGAGCCTTACTACAAAGCAGCGTTATCGGGAATTGAACTGACAGAGGAATACAAATTTGGAGATAAAACGTTCCTGTTACGCTCTACTCCGGTTAAAAATACGCAAAAAGAAATTTTTGCCGGGATGTTGCTTATATTTGATACAACGGCTCTGAAAAAAGCTGAAGAAGCTCAGCTTGAGAGTGAAAACAGATTCCGTTCGGTCATAAATAATGTCACGGAAGTAATTTTCCAAACGGATGCGGAAGGGCTATGGACTTTCCTCAACCCCGCTTGGTACGAAATAACCAATTTTACGCTTGAAGAAAGTATTGGGCAAAACTTCCTTGATTACGTTCACCCGGATGACCGGGAGCGAAATATGGCTCTATTTATGCCATTGATAGAGCAAAAAAAAGAATATTGCAAACATCAGGTGCGCTATCTGACTAAATCAGGAGGATTCCGCTGGATTGAAGTTTATGCGCGGCTGACTTTGGATGATGAAAATAATATTGCGGGTACTTCCGGCACGCTCCGGGATATTACCGAACAGCGATTGGCAGAAGAAGCTCTGCAATATCGGCTAGAGTTTGAACAAATGATTGGTTCTATTTCAACCAACTTTATAAATCTAGGAGTCGAAGAGATAGATGCAGAGATTAACCAAGCGCTAGCGGTAGTCGGTCAGTTCTCAGGTGCGGATCGTAGCTATATTTTCCTCTTTTCAGAAGATGGAAAATATATGAACAATACCCACGAATGGTGCAGGGTAGGTATTGATCCTCAAATCGAAATGCTGCAAAATCTCCTGGTTTCAGAGTTTCCATGGTTAATAAAACAGATCATTCGGCTTGAAAACATCCACATCCCCAGCCTTGACCGCTTAGGAGAAGAAGCGAAAAATGAGCGGCAGATATTAGAGCTGCAATCAATCCAATCGTTGGTACTTGTGCCCCTAGTTTACGAAAGAAAGGCAATAGGCTACCTCGGGTTTGATGCCGTTAAAACCAGCAGGGTTTGGAGCGCCGATGATATTAGCATGCTCAGGCTAGTCGGCGAAATTTTTATCAATGCAATTAAACGTAAAATTGCTGAGCAAAACTTGATAGAACAACGCGATTTTGCGCAGTTAGTGATGAATACAATGGGGCAAGGTCTAACAGTTTCTTCTGGTAACGATATTTTCAACTTTGTAAATCCTGCTTACGCCAGTATGCTTGGCTATTCACCGGATGAGTTACTGGGTAAAAAACCATCCGATTTAACCGACTCCACAAACCAACCTCTTTTAAAAGAAGCCTATAAGCACAGGCTTTCTGGTGAAATCAGCACCTACGAGAACCGCCTCATCTGCAAGGACGGTTCTACCCGTTATGTCACTATAACCGGCGTGCCGATTATGAAGGATGGTCAGTTAAAAAGCACAATCGCAGTAATCACCGACCTAACCGAACGCCGCAAAGCCGAAGAAGCCTTGCGCAAAAGCGAGCAAAGGTTGCGAACGGTGGTTTCTAATGTGCCTCTTATTCTGTTTGCAATGGATAGTAAGGGTCTAATTACTTTAGCGGATGGGCGAGGATTCAAAGACCTAGAGATAGAACCAAGTATAGTTGTGGGCAAATCTATAATGGCAACTCATCCTGCTACAGCGCAGGATATCAAGAAAGCCCTAGACGGTCAAGTTGTAAATAGCACGCTCAATTTAGGTAAGGGGATTTTCGAATTCTGGTATGTACCTTTAAGGGATCAACATAACCAAGTTTCGAGTATTATCGGTGTTGCTCTAAATATTAGCGAACGAGTACGTGCCGAGCAAGAACTGGTTGCTGCCCTCGAAAGAGAAAAAGAATTGAGTAATCTCAAATCTAGCTTTATTTCGATAGCGTCACATGAGTTCCGAACTCCTTTGACCACCATACTTTCTTCCTCAGAGCTACTTGAAAATTACAGTCATAAATTGAGTAAAGAGCGAAATCAAGAACTATTCCAACGCATTAATATAGCCGTCAAAAATATGACACAGCTTATTGATGAAGTGTTACTTATTAACCGCTCTGAAGCCGGAAAATTAGATTTTAACCCTGAATGGATTGATTTGTCTGGTGTTTGTTCGACCATAATCGAAGAGATTCAGATTGGACTCGGCAGCCATCATCGCTTTGATCTATCTATTCCAGCCGCACCTAAAATGGTACGCGCAGATGAAAAACTTGTACGGCATATTGTTTCAAACCTGGTCACCAACGCCATTAAGTATTCAAAGAACGGTAGTACAGTGCATATCGACCTGCTATACAAAACCGACAAAGTGGTATTCACCGTTAGAGACGAAGGCATTGGAATCCCACCGGAAGGGTTAAACCACCTTTATGAGGTTTTCTACCGTGCTACCAACGTTGGCAGTATTCAGGGAACAGGTTTAGGACTGGCTATTGTAAAGAGGTGTTTGGATGTACATAACGGTACTATTGATATAAAGAGCGAACAAGGTAAAGGAACCATTTGTATCGCCACAATTCCGCTATCAGCAGAAAAAGTGAGCTAA
- a CDS encoding response regulator transcription factor, with the protein MSLSISRLNKSILVDKQKMEKLQKKILIIEDEATIRLNLEYLLEVEGFQILSASDGNVGIQIALQQKPDLIISDIIMPEMSGYEVLEALRNNPTTLTIPFIFLTAKAAKGDLRYGMELGADDYLTKPFTQRELLQSVKTRLEKQAREKSAILQPISSELQLAANTIKQMLNSIELDRYEQFQAEQKNLMVHSEASSVERSPIPSNSIIKCNGLLIDTQQHLVTVEGKVFKLSPRQYEVLKLLAENAGRILSHKSILLSVWGPEYEQETQYLHVFISQLRQKIEPDPSNPRYIFTTRGYGYHLAAVQ; encoded by the coding sequence ATGAGTCTCAGCATTAGTCGTCTTAATAAAAGTATACTTGTTGATAAACAAAAAATGGAAAAATTACAAAAAAAGATATTAATCATTGAAGATGAAGCTACTATTCGTCTTAACTTGGAATATTTGCTTGAAGTTGAAGGTTTCCAGATATTAAGCGCTTCGGATGGCAATGTGGGTATACAGATTGCCCTACAACAAAAGCCTGATCTGATTATTTCGGATATTATTATGCCTGAAATGAGCGGATATGAGGTGCTGGAAGCTTTACGTAATAATCCTACCACTCTCACTATTCCTTTCATCTTTCTGACTGCCAAAGCAGCGAAAGGGGATTTACGCTATGGCATGGAGTTGGGAGCTGACGATTATCTGACGAAACCTTTTACGCAGAGAGAATTACTGCAATCAGTTAAAACTCGCCTTGAAAAACAAGCGAGAGAAAAATCTGCAATTCTGCAACCAATATCTAGTGAACTGCAACTTGCTGCCAACACAATCAAGCAAATGTTGAATAGTATTGAGTTGGATAGATACGAGCAGTTTCAGGCTGAGCAAAAAAACTTAATGGTTCATTCTGAAGCTTCCAGCGTCGAGAGAAGCCCTATTCCTTCAAATTCAATCATAAAGTGCAATGGGCTTTTAATTGATACTCAGCAGCATCTAGTAACTGTTGAAGGAAAAGTATTTAAGCTAAGTCCTCGTCAATATGAAGTATTGAAACTCTTGGCAGAAAATGCTGGTAGAATTCTATCTCATAAAAGCATCCTGCTAAGTGTTTGGGGTCCTGAATATGAGCAAGAAACGCAATACCTGCATGTGTTTATCAGTCAGTTGCGCCAGAAAATAGAACCAGACCCTTCTAATCCTCGCTATATATTCACTACGCGGGGCTATGGTTATCACCTTGCTGCTGTGCAATAG
- a CDS encoding PAS domain S-box protein yields MKKTTNSLHVSTYSQHKEIAINPLSHKPDSIFQDDLHESQHRYRFLAENISDMLVVMNFTGKYTYISPSSKAVVGYAPEELIGKYGFDFIHPDDLPNTTAAFIKAREKQELYDNLLVRFRHKQGHYVWLEGRGQPYFSEETGEPLELIVSLRDVTRQVEAERALRESEQRYRLLAENTIDVVIALSSDSQYLYASPSCKKVLGYTSEELKTLWGPELIHSDDVKLIANSKLSNRDSHDAHEPIFTRFLHKKGHYIWLEIGGQSVFSDTTGKVESIIITLRDVTARKMAEEKLQSRYAFERLVGGISSKLLRVSFDAIDGEMRQALATIGQFLGVERCYIYTYTDKGKSIIRNFEWRSEGIASLDRNRTIANRPIESWADIRTKNGEIIRLDTLADLPEEAKAFRALLEKAVIQSMVQFPLLVEQEVIGFITIETVTRQKAWSEDDIVLLRIVAEVFANAFKHQDAERELKEQRDFAQLVMDNMGQGLAVSWKGNDLGYTNPALTKLMGYSAEELNGNSPLGYAHPDYLQKVQEVRQQWFNGKTATVECKLLTKDETDSYVSITGTPFYNKGELAGVVAVVTDLTERRKAEEALRNSEQLLRTVVSNVPMTLFAFDINGKLTFVDGKGLSYFNIDPKMLVGQNAQSLQMNISKCLLDKFTGSVTRALHGEIVQSVTKMGDRYFEGVYTPVRDTEGRVTGVICVSFDVTERVTGEKELTKNLQLERELSQQKSLFITTASHEFRTPLTIINSSAQLLENYGHKWTDERKQELYQRIYLSVVNMTELLDDVLLLNKADAGKLEFNPVEMDFSQFCATMLEEIQLGIGTKHQFDLQIEPAPVLLQGDSKLLRQIISNLLTNAIKYSAEGSTVHFRLGYETNQVNVEIEDEGIGIPPEGLKHLFDVFYRAKNVSSIEGTGLGMTIVKKCLDTHKGRIEVASELNKGTLCRVWLPVVD; encoded by the coding sequence ATGAAAAAAACAACAAACTCACTTCACGTTAGCACTTATTCGCAGCATAAGGAAATAGCTATAAATCCTCTATCGCACAAACCGGATTCAATATTCCAGGATGACCTACACGAAAGCCAACATCGCTACCGTTTTCTGGCGGAAAATATCAGCGATATGCTAGTGGTAATGAACTTCACAGGAAAATACACCTACATTTCCCCTTCTTCTAAAGCGGTTGTCGGCTACGCGCCGGAAGAGTTGATCGGAAAATACGGATTTGATTTTATTCATCCGGATGATTTACCTAATACAACCGCTGCTTTCATTAAAGCGCGTGAAAAACAAGAGCTATACGACAACCTACTGGTGCGCTTCCGGCATAAACAGGGGCATTATGTTTGGTTGGAAGGACGTGGGCAACCCTATTTCTCCGAAGAAACCGGAGAACCACTAGAACTTATCGTCAGCCTACGTGACGTAACACGGCAAGTTGAGGCGGAAAGAGCGTTGCGCGAAAGCGAACAACGTTACCGCTTGCTGGCAGAAAACACCATTGACGTGGTTATTGCCCTATCGAGCGATAGCCAATATCTCTACGCCTCGCCTTCATGCAAAAAGGTGTTGGGCTACACTTCGGAAGAGTTAAAAACGCTTTGGGGTCCTGAACTGATACACTCCGATGATGTGAAACTAATTGCTAACTCCAAGTTGAGTAACCGCGATTCGCATGACGCACACGAGCCAATATTTACCCGGTTTCTTCATAAGAAAGGACACTATATCTGGCTTGAGATTGGCGGGCAGTCGGTTTTTTCAGATACAACCGGAAAAGTAGAGAGCATAATCATTACTCTACGAGATGTAACTGCTCGCAAAATGGCAGAAGAGAAATTGCAATCCCGTTATGCCTTTGAAAGGCTGGTAGGCGGAATCTCATCAAAATTGCTGAGAGTCAGCTTTGATGCTATTGATGGTGAGATGAGGCAAGCGCTTGCTACTATCGGTCAGTTTCTTGGAGTAGAACGGTGTTACATTTATACTTACACCGATAAGGGCAAAAGTATAATCAGAAATTTTGAATGGCGCAGTGAAGGTATCGCCTCACTTGATAGAAATCGGACTATAGCTAACCGTCCAATAGAATCATGGGCTGATATCCGCACCAAAAATGGGGAAATTATACGACTGGACACTCTGGCAGATCTGCCCGAAGAAGCAAAAGCGTTCCGAGCTTTACTTGAAAAAGCGGTTATCCAATCTATGGTGCAGTTTCCTTTATTAGTAGAGCAGGAGGTTATCGGCTTTATCACCATTGAAACCGTAACCCGCCAAAAAGCTTGGAGTGAAGACGATATAGTGTTGCTCAGGATAGTAGCCGAGGTTTTTGCCAACGCTTTCAAGCACCAAGATGCAGAACGCGAGTTGAAAGAGCAACGCGACTTTGCGCAGTTAGTGATGGACAATATGGGGCAAGGGTTAGCGGTTTCGTGGAAGGGAAACGATCTTGGCTATACTAATCCGGCTTTAACCAAGCTGATGGGCTACTCAGCAGAAGAATTGAACGGCAACTCCCCGCTAGGATACGCCCACCCAGACTATTTACAGAAAGTGCAGGAAGTTCGGCAGCAGTGGTTTAACGGCAAAACCGCTACTGTGGAATGTAAATTGCTGACAAAAGATGAGACAGATAGCTATGTTTCAATTACCGGCACCCCTTTCTATAATAAGGGCGAACTGGCAGGGGTAGTTGCCGTTGTCACCGACCTTACCGAACGCCGTAAAGCCGAAGAAGCTTTGCGAAATAGCGAGCAGCTTTTGAGAACGGTGGTTTCAAACGTGCCAATGACTCTGTTCGCCTTTGATATCAATGGTAAGCTCACTTTTGTGGATGGCAAGGGGCTTTCCTACTTCAATATTGATCCCAAAATGCTTGTCGGGCAAAATGCGCAGAGCTTGCAAATGAACATTAGCAAATGTCTACTGGATAAATTCACCGGGTCTGTCACACGTGCTTTACACGGGGAAATTGTTCAGAGCGTCACAAAAATGGGAGATCGCTACTTTGAAGGGGTATATACGCCCGTTAGGGATACAGAGGGGCGGGTAACCGGCGTAATCTGTGTCAGTTTCGATGTTACCGAGCGGGTTACAGGGGAGAAAGAATTAACAAAGAATCTGCAACTTGAACGGGAACTGAGCCAACAAAAATCGCTCTTTATCACCACCGCCTCACACGAGTTCCGTACCCCGCTTACCATTATCAACTCATCGGCGCAATTGCTGGAGAATTACGGACATAAATGGACAGATGAACGCAAGCAGGAATTATACCAGCGCATTTATCTTTCAGTGGTAAATATGACCGAGCTTTTGGATGATGTGTTGCTGTTGAATAAAGCTGATGCCGGGAAGCTAGAATTCAATCCGGTTGAGATGGATTTCAGCCAGTTTTGCGCCACGATGTTGGAGGAGATTCAGCTTGGAATTGGCACAAAACATCAATTTGATCTACAAATTGAACCTGCTCCGGTATTGCTACAAGGCGATTCCAAATTACTCCGGCAAATTATCTCGAACCTGTTGACCAACGCCATCAAGTATTCGGCGGAAGGAAGCACGGTTCATTTCAGGTTAGGCTACGAAACAAATCAGGTTAATGTAGAAATCGAGGATGAAGGCATCGGGATACCCCCGGAAGGTTTGAAACATCTTTTTGATGTATTCTATCGTGCGAAAAATGTTTCCAGCATCGAGGGAACCGGGTTGGGAATGACGATTGTAAAGAAATGTCTGGATACGCACAAAGGCAGAATAGAAGTAGCGAGCGAACTGAACAAAGGTACCCTGTGCCGAGTATGGCTACCTGTAGTCGATTAA
- a CDS encoding hybrid sensor histidine kinase/response regulator yields MKKKIVVIEDEEPVRMNLQLLLESEEFEVYSAADGEEGLKEIASRKPDLVICDMMMPVVEGYEVLKRMRREESYRNIPFIFLTARTDKNSMRQGMELGADDYITKPFTMKEILNAVNIRLEKVELIEKDTEQKMNELRLSMVNSLPHEFITPLSSIIGYSDMLISSKGSIREEVKQEMLESIYYNALRLNRLTQNFLLLAELEILSTDKNKLKALRAEITEFAEEIILGVASSKARSFERSSDLQLDLGQFSITAPLASAYLAKITEELVDNAFRYSEVNQKVYVTARIQNGNFVMNITDDGRGLTQEQIAKIGIFIQFERKRYEQQGMGQGLSLVKRIVELHGGEFSVSSVPEKMTVARVLIPVKKP; encoded by the coding sequence ATGAAAAAGAAAATTGTAGTAATAGAAGATGAAGAGCCAGTTCGAATGAATCTGCAATTGTTGCTCGAATCCGAAGAGTTCGAAGTATATAGTGCGGCAGATGGCGAAGAAGGACTGAAAGAAATTGCCAGTCGAAAACCTGACCTAGTTATTTGCGATATGATGATGCCCGTAGTTGAGGGTTATGAAGTTTTAAAAAGAATGCGGCGTGAGGAGAGTTATAGAAATATACCTTTCATCTTCCTAACAGCGCGTACTGATAAAAATTCTATGCGGCAGGGAATGGAACTTGGGGCGGACGACTACATTACCAAACCTTTTACTATGAAAGAAATACTGAATGCCGTCAACATCCGATTGGAAAAAGTGGAGTTAATCGAAAAAGATACCGAACAAAAGATGAATGAGTTAAGACTTTCAATGGTGAATTCCTTACCCCACGAATTTATAACCCCTTTAAGCTCCATAATCGGCTATTCCGATATGTTGATTTCCAGTAAAGGTAGTATTCGTGAGGAAGTCAAGCAGGAAATGCTGGAGAGTATTTACTATAACGCGCTACGCTTGAATCGCCTGACACAAAATTTCCTGCTTTTAGCAGAATTAGAGATTCTTTCTACCGATAAAAATAAATTAAAGGCGCTCAGAGCAGAAATCACTGAGTTTGCCGAGGAAATAATCCTAGGGGTAGCGTCCTCCAAAGCACGTTCTTTCGAGCGATCAAGTGATTTGCAATTAGATCTTGGGCAGTTTAGCATTACTGCCCCACTAGCCTCTGCATATCTAGCAAAAATTACTGAAGAATTGGTGGATAATGCTTTCCGTTATTCAGAAGTTAATCAAAAGGTGTATGTAACGGCACGTATTCAGAATGGCAATTTCGTTATGAATATAACCGATGACGGTAGAGGCTTGACCCAAGAACAAATTGCCAAAATCGGTATTTTTATTCAATTTGAGCGGAAACGCTATGAGCAACAAGGCATGGGGCAGGGACTTTCGCTGGTTAAGCGTATTGTAGAACTACACGGGGGCGAATTTAGTGTAAGTAGTGTGCCGGAAAAAATGACTGTAGCGCGTGTTTTAATCCCTGTAAAAAAACCATAA